In the genome of Triticum urartu cultivar G1812 chromosome 5, Tu2.1, whole genome shotgun sequence, one region contains:
- the LOC125506528 gene encoding uncharacterized protein LOC125506528 translates to MEFPSARRIRRSPPPPPPADAAGSGGGPDGGDRISALPEDMLLQILGRLGCARAAARTSVLARRWRGLWARLPGLTFRDVPAGVVREALACVARPSRPRSPSSPPLRGVSVLDIRLARSALREAAKHDDAQAKSLLLAVAAKRISPKELVFFPPRSYVVKPGRRVEIAMPRFLRTTSIELDAHLLRIKLADAELPALERLSLSGNIVDLAAFLNRCPRLRVLRVTYREVEPSLLEAALVALEVPVELGLIVSLLGIEFGHAHGNYDVEDAQFASILHAAARLSPRELVFINNFRRCLSADLPCFRNATSIAMTLRFVCFTRLMSADRFSALERLSLVGCTVLDLATIVNRCPCLRVLMVKAHRSAHDFTMRSVSLQALELGVHETECKGIKIATPIFEQLKLSVHASSDLSVSVSAPMLEKVSWRYIYTKSALVFDLWFLQKMEVDTTEDYKYKDGEVINEGKDACPQPLRVHVLSLHIIAHNIGSELNFAREMEKLLVTNFIVLELHLNAKRHAIAAFVLYFLSMHQIRTTTQSLKIVLPRWSEMSKCLKKCPCNGPKNWRSQTISLIHLEEVEINNFRGGDHEMDFVTLMFSWAPNLKRMTIRLMSGMKPNDIGGYAMSIYNICLVYPSVNFCVYLSSGELVPCSSKQYDCARVVIGHN, encoded by the exons ATGGAGTTCCCATCGGCGCGCCGCATCAggcgctcgccgccgccgccgccgccggcggatGCAGCAGGCTCCGGTGGTGGCCCTGACGGAGGCGACCGCATCAGCGCGCTCCCGGAGGACATGCTCCTCCAGATCCTCGGGCGGCTGGGCTGCGCCCGCGCCGCCGCGCGCACCAGCGTCCTCGCGCGCCGGTGGCGCGGCCTCTGGGCGCGCCTCCCCGGGCTCACCTTCCGCGACGTCCCCGCCGGGGTGGTCAGGGAGGCGCTCGCCTGCGTCGCGAGGCCAAGTCGTCCACGAAGCCCGTCTTCCCCTCCGCTTCGGGGCGTGTCCGTCCTCGACATCCGTCTCGCGAGGAGCGCGCTGCGCGAGGCGGCCAAGCACGACGACGCCCAGGCCAAGTCGCTGCTGCTCGCCGTCGCCGCCAAGCGGATCTCGCCCAAGGAGCTCGTCTTCTTCCCCCCGCGGTCTTACGTAGTTAAGCCGGGCCGTCGTGTCGAAATCGCCATGCCTCGCTTCCTCCGGACCACCTCCATCGAGCTGGACGCCCATTTACTTCGCATCAAGCTGGCGGACGCTGAGCTCCCCGCGCTGGAGAGGCTGTCACTCTCTGGCAACATCGTTGACCTTGCAGCCTTTCTCAACCGCTGCCCGCGGTTGCGGGTGCTGAGGGTCACCTACCGTGAGGTCGAGCCCAGCTTGCTCGAAGCGGCCCTTGTCGCGCTCGAGGTTCCTGTGGAGCTCGGCCTTATTGTGTCCCTCCTCGGCATCGAGTTCGGCCACGCTCATGGGAACTACGATGTTGAAGACGCTCAGTTTGCATCCATTCTCCATGCCGCGGCGAGGCTCTCCCCGCGGGAGCTTGTCTTCATCAACAACTTCCGCAGATGCCTTAGTGCCGACCTGCCCTGCTTCCGTAATGCCACATCGATTGCGATGACGTTGCGGTTTGTCTGTTTCACACGGCTAATGTCGGCTGACCGGTTCTCGGCACTTGAGAGGTTGTCTCTCGTGGGTTGCACCGTCCTCGACCTTGCCACCATAGTCAACCGATGCCCATGTCTGCGTGTGCTTATGGTGAAAGCTCATAGGTCTGCACATGATTTTACAATGCGCTCTGTGTCGCTGCAAGCGCTTGAGCTTGGTGTCCACGAAACGGAATGTAAGGGCATCAAGATCGCGACTCCGATATTTGAGCAACTGAAGCTTAGTGTTCATGCAAGCTCGGACCTCAGCGTCTCTGTCTCGGCGCCAATGTTGGAGAAGGTCTCATGGAGGTATATATATACAAAGTCGGCTCTTGTGTTTGATTTATGGTTTCTTCAGAAAATGGAGGTCGACACGACAGAGGACTACAAATATAAAGATGGGGAGGTCATCAATGAAGGCAAAGATGCATGTCCGCAGCCCCTTCGTGTTCATGTCCTATCTTTGCACATAATTGCTCAT AATATTGGTTCAGAACTAAActttgcgcgggagatggagaAACTTCTAGTCACCAACTTTATAGTCTTGGAGCTACATCTCAATGCAAAGAGGCATGCTATAGCAGCATTTGTGTTGTATTTTCTTAGCATGCATCAAATTAGAACTACTACACAAAGTCTTAAGATTGTCTTACCGAGGTGGTCTGAG ATGTCAAAATGTCTAAAAAAGTGTCCTTGCAATGGGCCCAAGAACTGGAGGAGCCAAACTATCTCCTTGATACATCTTGAAGAAGTGGAAATTAACAACTTCAGAGGAGGGGATCATGAGATGGATTTCGTGACACTGATGTTCAGTTGGGCGCCAAATCTTAAAAGAATGACCATCAGGCTGATGTCAGGGATGAAACCAAATGACATTGGAGGATACGCCATGAGTATCTACAATATATGTTTGGTCTATCCTTCAGTGAACTTCTGTGTTTATCTTAGCTCTGGTGAACTGGTACCATGCTCCTCAAAGCAATATGATTGTGCCAGAGTGGTTATCGGGCATAATTAA
- the LOC125511641 gene encoding DEAD-box ATP-dependent RNA helicase 50, whose translation MDVAGAQARALPLLLGRPAVSLRCSVSFSCAGARRSWASSATADGEDGGRGYERVAMDTPGAYRLVDRSTGKSVIVWGGVDDGEEPGVPSPAVLSRVTADRSASKGAANGGSAAGVGSFGRLKAQKVQALARRSAAQLKREGTSGSTSITRRNEPSSADSDEEGGNSGRRKFVSDPARRAKPNGDSRDERSRAVRSLNSVLKQYKGGDDSDFSDEEPASGPKVWGKVADVTSYRREDRKPKVPLDSGFFSRRSFKEIGCGDEILGALRTFGFPQPSHIQAMAYGPVLEGRSCIIADQSGSGKTLAYLCPIVQNLRKEEAMGIHKPSPRNPRVIILTPTAELSSQVLQNCRSISKSGVPFRSMVATGGFRQKTQLESLDQELDVLIATPGRFLYLLQEGFVQLNNLRCAVFDEVDILFSEEGFEQVLHQLITVAPVTTQYLFVTATLPLDIYNKVVETFPDCEVIMGPSVHRTSARLEEILVDCSGNDNDEKNPETAFSNKRTALLKIIEESPVRKTIVFCNKIETCRKVENVLTRLDRKATQIKVLPFHAALDQAKRIANMKEFLKKQTTDSMFLVCTDRASRGIDFTNVNHVVLFDYPRDPSEYVRRVGRTARGASGDGKAFVFAVGKQVSLARRVMERNLKGHPLHDVPCF comes from the exons ATGGACGTGGCGGGGGCGCAGGCGCGCGCGCTGCCTCTGCTCCTCGGCCGCCCGGCCGTCTCCCTCCGGTGCTCCGTCTCGTTCTCCTGCGCCGGCGCGCGGCGGAGCTGGGCGTCCTCCGCCACGGCGGATGGGGAGGACGGCGGCCGCGGGTACGAGCGGGTGGCCATGGACACCCCCGGCGCGTACCGGCTCGTGGACCGGAGCACCGGGAAGAGCGTCATCGTGTGGGGCGGCGTCGACGACGGCGAGGAGCCCGGCGTGCCGTCCCCGGCGGTCCTCTCCAGGGTCACCGCCGACCGCTCCGCCTCCAAAG GTGCAGCAAATGGGGGGAGTGCTGCAGGTGTCGGGAGCTTCGGAAGACTGAAGGCGCAGAAAGTGCAGGCTTTGGCTAGGAGGTCAGCAGCCCAGCTCAAGAGGGAGGGCACTTCAGGCAGCACAAGCATCACCCGGCGCAACGAGCCTTCCTCTGCTGATTCTGATGAAGAGGGAGGCAATTCTGGAAGAAGGAAGTTTGTCTCAGACCCAGCACGCCGCGCAAAACCGAATGGTGACTCTAGGGATGAGAGGAGCAGGGCCGTGCGTTCTCTGAATTCTGTCCTGAAGCAATACAAAGGCGGCGATGATTCAGATTTTTCTGATGAAGAGCCTGCTTCTGGCCCCAAAGTTTGGGGTAAAGTTGCCGATGTTACGTCTTATAGAAGGGAGGATCGGAAGCCGAAGGTCCCTTTGGATAGTGGATTTTTCAGTCGCAGATCTTTCAAGGAGATTGGCTGCGGGGATGAGATTCTAGGTGCATTGAGAACCTTCGGGTTTCCACAACCATCACATATTCAG GCTATGGCATATGGTCCTGTCTTGGAGGGGAGGAGTTGCATTATTGCTGATCAAAGTGGGTCTGGCAAGACATTGGCATATCTCTGCCCTATAGTTCAAAATTTAAGGAAGGAAGAAGCTATGGGGATCCACAAACCATCTCCCAGGAACCCACGAGTCATAATATTGACACCTACTGCTGAACTTTCTTCTCAG GTCCTTCAGAATTGCCGCTCAATATCAAAATCTGGGGTTCCCTTCAGGTCTATGGTTGCAACAGGTGGATTTCGACAGAAGACGCAGCTAGAAAGCCTTGATCAAGAGCTGGATGTACTTATAGCAACACCTGGTCGGTTCTTGTATCTGCTTCAGGAAGGCTTTGTGCAGCTAAATAACCTCAGATG TGCTGTGTTTGATGAAGTGGATATTTTATTTAGTGAAGAAGGTTTTGAACAAGTGCTTCATCAGTTGATTACTGTCGCACCAGTGACCACGCAATATCTTTTTGTCACTGCAACTCTTCCTCTTGATATATATAACAAGGTTGTTGAAACCTTTCCCGACTGTGAGGTGATCATGGGACCTAGTGTCCACCGGACAAGCGCCCGTCTTGAAGAG ATTCTTGTGGACTGCAGTGGAAATGACAATGATGAAAAGAATCCGGAAACAGCCTTTTCCAACAAGAGAACAGCACTTCTGAAGATTATTGAGGAATCTCCGGTTCGTAAAACAATCGTTTTCTGCAATAAG ATTGAGACATGCAGAAAGGTTGAGAATGTGCTGACACGGCTGGACAGGAAAGCGACACAGATCAAGGTTCTACCGTTCCATGCTGCGTTGGACCAGGCGAAACGAATCGCAAACATGAAAGAGTTCCTGAAGAAACAGACTACAGACTCGATGTTCCTCGTGTGCACAGACAG AGCTTCGCGAGGGATCGACTTCACGAACGTGAACCACGTGGTGCTCTTCGACTACCCCCGCGACCCGAGCGAGTACGTGCGCAGGGTCGGCAGGACAGCCCGCGGCGCGTCGGGCGACGGCAAGGCGTTCGTGTTCGCGGTGGGCAAGCAGGTGTCCCTTGCCAGGAGGGTGATGGAGAGGAACCTCAAGGGGCACCCGCTGCACGACGTCCCGTGCTTCTAG